The following proteins are co-located in the Tachysurus vachellii isolate PV-2020 chromosome 19, HZAU_Pvac_v1, whole genome shotgun sequence genome:
- the tmem82 gene encoding transmembrane protein 82: MLSFISWFIPSLPTWLIPHTNPLDCILQGVVGACGISVLSKLLRVHLFVEAQSIADSIDDIKNKHIPIGGLTDRLQFWILTVTLTFVGSRAASLVVLEFSLRAISSHFTTSSDPLSDKLLQLLVQCQFSLGCALNCSLYFLHEGSPQAWLNFLLAAALSWFLAQQCSRLWHHVITMYRIHSTQRYCGVCIGLLTSGTSILPFLCSALILTFCVAGFAAISNINQQFLSTTEALRFWTPLTICYTLLIVYMHEEQHRQASGQALLNTVMVRLGGLLLLMLTVGRWTDVLHILLCFIGEAACLLPAQDLLTSNTKDVADVSRHLMKKRGQEKIK; this comes from the exons ATGTTGTCCTTCATTTCCTGGTTCATACCAAGTCTACCCACTTGGCTAATACCTCATACAAATCCTCTAGACTGTATTTTACAAg GAGTTGTTGGTGCATGTGGGATCTCAGTGCTTTCCAAACTTTTAAGGGTTCATTTATTCGTTGAAGCACAGAG TATAGCAGACAGTATAGATGATATTAAAAACAAGCACATTCCTATTGGTGGTCTCACAGACAGACTCCAAttctggatcctgacagtgacTCTCACCTTTGTGGGATCGAGAGCTGCATCACTAGTGGTTCTTGAGTTCTCTCTCAGAGCAATTTCATCACACTTCACGACTTCATCT GATCCACTCAGTGATAAATTGTTGCAGCTACTAGTCCAGTGCCAGTTCTCTTTGGGTTGTGCATTAAATTGCAGTCTTTACTTTCTCCATGAGGGGTCACCACAAGCTTGGCTAAATTTTCTCCTTGCTGCAGCACTGAGCTGGTTTTTGGCCCAACAGTGTTCCAGATTATGGCACCATGTAATCACTATGTACAGAATACACAGCACCCAGCGGTACTGTGGGGTCTGTATTGGCCTCCTGACTTCTGGAACATCTATACTGCCTTTTCTTTGCAGTGCTTTGATTCTAACATTTTGCGTGGCTGGCTTTGCTGCCATATCAAACATCAACCAGCAATTTCTGTCAACTACTGAGGCTTTGAGGTTCTGGACACCACTCACAATCTGCTACACACTTCTCATCGTCTATATGCATG AGGAGCAGCATCGGCAGGCTAGCGGACAGGCTCTTCTGAACACAGTGATGGTACGCCTGGGCGGCTTGCTATTATTGATGCTTACTGTAGGAAGGTGGACAGATGTGCTCCACATCCTACTGTGCTTCATTGGGGAAGCTGCCTGTCTGCTACCAGCTCAGGATCTACTGACTAGCAACACTAAG GATGTTGCTGATGTTTCCAGAcatttaatgaagaaaagagGACAAGAgaagattaaataa